The Verrucomicrobiota bacterium DNA segment TGGCCGTGGGGCGTACCAAAGAAAGACTGGATGGGCTCACGCATTCGACCCAACTGACGGTTGCCTTGAGGGTGAGCGGACCCGGCGGCACTTGCCCGGCCACGTTCAGCGGCACCAACAAGCAAACCTCGTCCTTGTACCCGTACGTGATCAGGCCTGAAGTATCCTGTTTCTCGGGTAACGGCCACTGGATATTTCCGGCGGTCACTCCGGCGGGAAGTTCCCAAGCCACCGTAGTGGGGCCACCCGCCGCGCCGGCATTGGTCCAGTAAGTATGCCAATCCTCCTCCATTTTGAGGCGGATGCCGGCCCAGACAGTATCCCCTGGGCGCACGGTGTCAGCGCCAAGGATCACGCTGGCTTTAGTGTGGAGGGTGGGAGCGGCCAGCGCGCTGGCGGACGGCAATAACCAGAGGGCCAGGCAAAGGAAAATCCCGAATCCCGAAAAACGAATGCCGAAAGAATGCCGAATCCCGAATGCCGAAAACAGCAGTCGGATGATCGAATTCGGGGTTCGGACTTCGTGCTTCGGTTTTCTTTCGTTATTCGGCATTCGGTTTTCGGATTTATTCAGCTTCCCATGAACCCCCTCATCCCATCCTTCTCCCCCCAAGTGGGAGAAGGTGCCCGCAGGGCGGTTGAGGGGGAGAGGTCGGCTCATGGTGAGACTTCCCCGAACCAACGAATTTCGCTCTTTGAACCCATGAACCTGGAAACGAGGGTTCATGGGGAGGGGGTACGGAACTGCAATGGGTCGCGCGCTCGGGGGACAATGGGAAAACGGATTACTTAAAATTTGAAAATTGAATTTACAATCGTTAATCCGCAATCCGCAATCCGCAATCCGCAATCTGAAGTCTGCCCGCTGGCTTCGGACTTCGGCGTTCGGGTTTCTTTTGCTATTCGGCATTCGGCGTTCGGGTTTATTCCGCCTATCCCAGCCGGCTAAGTACACTCTCAATAATGCGCAGGCCCTCGGCGGCATCGTCCTGCGTGAGGTTCAACGCCGGCAGCAGGCGGATCACCTGGTTGCCGGAAGGAATGGTCAGTAATCCGGCCTCGTGCAGGCGGCCTACCATTTGGAGCGAGGCCGGCTTGTCCTGATTGGCGAAGGCCGGAATCTTTTCCCGCTCCTGCAATTCAAATCCCAGCATGAAGCCCAGGCCGCGAACCGTTTTGAGAAGGTGCGGGTATTTGTTTTGCAGAGCGGTGAGCTGCACTTTCAGGAACGCGCCGAGCACCCGCGCGTTTTTGTCCAATCGATCCCGCTCGATGACCTCGAGAATTTTCAGCGCCACCGCGCACGCCAACGGGGTGCCGCCGTAGGTGGTCGCGTGCGTGCCCGGCCCGAGCAGGTCCGCGTGCGGTTGCCGCACCCAGAATGCGCCGATGGGGAAGCCGCCCCCAAGCGATTTCGCCATGGACACGCCATCCGGCAGAAAGTTTTCCGCCCCCGGCACGCCTTCCAGAATACGCTGGAAGCTCTGAAACCGGCCGGATCGAAAATGTCCGCATTGCACGCCGTCCATGAGCAACAACATCTTTTTCTCATCGCACAGCGCGCGCAGTCCCAGCAGATACTCCGGTGAAGCCGGGGTGATGCCGCCCTCCCCTTGGATGCCTTCGATGAGGATGGCGACGGTGGCGGGCGAAAGGGCGTTGCGCACCGCGTCGAGGTCATTATACGGCACATGCCGGAATCCCGGCACCGCGGGTTCAAACCCTTTCTTCACCTTCTCCTGCCCGGTGGCAGCGATGCCCGCCAGGGTGCGGCCATGGAAGGAATTCGTGGCGGTGAGAATTTCAAAGCGACCCTCGTCATGGCCGAACTTGCGCGCCAGTTTGTACAAGCCTTCGTTGGCCTCCGCGCCACTGTTGGCAAAGAACACCTTGCCGG contains these protein-coding regions:
- a CDS encoding aspartate aminotransferase family protein, with product MKEIVPQPPAIVINQQAAVQALFQKYVVPSYGRFDLAFKRGSGSWLWDVNGRRYLDLGGGIAVCSLGHANPEITEALIEQSRSLVHISNLYYHEPQGRLAQGLVEQLAPGKVFFANSGAEANEGLYKLARKFGHDEGRFEILTATNSFHGRTLAGIAATGQEKVKKGFEPAVPGFRHVPYNDLDAVRNALSPATVAILIEGIQGEGGITPASPEYLLGLRALCDEKKMLLLMDGVQCGHFRSGRFQSFQRILEGVPGAENFLPDGVSMAKSLGGGFPIGAFWVRQPHADLLGPGTHATTYGGTPLACAVALKILEVIERDRLDKNARVLGAFLKVQLTALQNKYPHLLKTVRGLGFMLGFELQEREKIPAFANQDKPASLQMVGRLHEAGLLTIPSGNQVIRLLPALNLTQDDAAEGLRIIESVLSRLG